Genomic window (Acidobacteriota bacterium):
CAATTCCCATCGAAGCGCCGGTTACGACGACAACTTTTCCTTGCATCTCCATGGTTGACCCTTGTATCCCGCGGAGCACAGCCCAGTCAACCACTGGCGTAAAATCACCGCAGGAGCCTCCGTGAGTTTGTTGCTGCCTCTATTTCCGCTGGATCTTGTGCTGTTGCCGGGCGCTCCTCTGCCTTTGCACGTCTTCGAACCGCGCTACAAGGAAATGATTGCGGAGTGTCTGGACGAGAAGAAGCCCTTCGGAGTGGTGCGAGCTTCTTCCGACGGTGTCGCTGAGATCGGTTGCACGGCGGAAATCGTTGAAGTGACCAATCGCTATGACGATGGCCGCATGGATATCCTGACGCGCGGAGTCGAGCGTTTCGAAGTGTTGCAGGTCCATGAAGAACGGACGTTCCTCGAGGCGGAGTTTACCGTGATCGAAGACGAGCCGGGGACGCCCTCTTCGCAACTCGTGCAGCAGGCCATGCGCCTGCATTCGGAAATTGCAAAGCTTGCGGGATCCGACAGCACCGCCCCGAAGGACAATGGCGAGCACCTTTCCTTCCTGCTCGCGGGATCACTCCCGCTGGATCTCGACTTTAAACAGAATCTGCTGACCACGTTGTCGGAACCGAAACGTTTGGAAGCGGTGATCTCTTACCTGGAAGCCATTCTGCCCAGCATTCGGCGAGCATCGAAAGCACGCTGGAACTGAGTTCAGGTCAGAGGTAAGAGGTCAGATTGCAGAGGTGAAACTCCTGCGCGGGCCGGTAGCGAACAGATTTGCTCCAAGCTCGCGGCTCGAAGCTCGTAGCGCATTCGCCTTCTCACTCTGACCTTCAGAAATTCGTACGCTTCGCTCGAAATGGGATCACCACCACGGCTTCGAGCGCGACAGGCTGTCCGTCCTTGGTGGCGGGGCGAAACTTCCAACGAGCCAACGCGCTTTTGGCAAGCGCGTCGAGCCGGTCGTCGGGGCTGGTAAGAACGCGAATTTCTCCAACCGTGCCGTCCGAATGGATGATCGCGTAGAGCGTGACGGTGCCCTGCACGTTTGCACGCATCAGTTCGATCGGATATCCCGGATCGGATTTCTGGATCGCATCGGGCGCGCTCAGTTCTCCGGGGCGCTGGTTGGCCTTGAGTTCCGCGAAACGAATCACCCAACTGCCGGTCGAGGAATTGAGGTTCGGCGTATTCGAGGTCATGGAATAAAATCGCTTCGCGCCGAATACCTGCCGGTCAACATCAGTGGCTTTATCTTCCGATACAGGTGCAGCCTTGCCGCCAACACGAGGCGGAGTGGCGCTCGCCATCTCGCGGGCATTCCCGTTCGACGCCACGCCGGAAGCTGAATCGGCTGCTCCCACATGTAACCCGCTGGGCAAGGACCCATTTTCGCGTCCACGCAGACCCGCCGTGCTGCCATTCGTTCCGTTGCCGGATGCTCCTGTGCTCGACCCATTCGCCGAACCGGGAGTTCCCGCTGCACCCGCCTTGCCGGAAGGATTGGCCGCAAATG
Coding sequences:
- a CDS encoding LON peptidase substrate-binding domain-containing protein, with product MSLLLPLFPLDLVLLPGAPLPLHVFEPRYKEMIAECLDEKKPFGVVRASSDGVAEIGCTAEIVEVTNRYDDGRMDILTRGVERFEVLQVHEERTFLEAEFTVIEDEPGTPSSQLVQQAMRLHSEIAKLAGSDSTAPKDNGEHLSFLLAGSLPLDLDFKQNLLTTLSEPKRLEAVISYLEAILPSIRRASKARWN